A genome region from Nocardia sp. NBC_00565 includes the following:
- a CDS encoding amino acid adenylation domain-containing protein produces MHREGVYGDDLSDTVVHRRVLQWSTRTPDSVAIEFGDRRFGYAELGTAACRIAAGLRRQGVGPDVPVGVHLPRSERLVMAHLAVLAAGGAYLTLDPSTPDKALADQIAIASVPVVITDRAIRDRLPGTVRTLLFDDLVDHPAEPLADSVGPDHFACIMFTSGSTGKPKAVAIPHRAVVNLVTAQNYMTVGPEQCYLLHTAPTFDPSIFETWGALLNGGRLAIAPPGPPSVGEFARLVREHGATATFLTPTMFRLILEEQPDALRPLRDLLLGGEAIFPAHLELAGRHLPDTSIIVGYGPTESTVLVTAHVQTSADPLPSVVVIGHDITGVRTYILDEDLNPVPDGEPGELCIAGAGLACGYLGAPDLTAERFAPDPHATRPGDRLYRTGDRVRAIGYGGMEFLGRLDNQLKIRGRRIEPGEVEQALLNHPDVVTAYVTAEQNDRRGKYLAAYVTLRTESASDDSDLRKHMASTVPDHLRPDVYVLRAEASVTAHGKLDRRRLLDGAAPPKTPGAGPALRTIVVNEDDQYAIWPAARPAPAGWTSVGLPATIDECRALVRRLWSDIRPALRRHAVQSS; encoded by the coding sequence ATGCACCGTGAAGGCGTGTACGGCGACGATCTGTCCGACACCGTGGTGCACCGCAGGGTTCTGCAATGGTCCACTCGCACACCGGATTCGGTGGCAATCGAGTTCGGCGACCGCCGCTTCGGTTACGCGGAACTCGGCACCGCCGCATGCCGGATCGCGGCGGGCCTGCGCCGTCAGGGTGTCGGGCCCGACGTCCCGGTCGGCGTTCACCTTCCGCGTAGCGAAAGGCTCGTCATGGCGCACCTGGCCGTCCTGGCCGCCGGCGGCGCCTACCTGACCTTGGATCCCTCGACACCCGACAAGGCACTCGCCGATCAGATCGCGATCGCCTCGGTGCCCGTCGTGATCACCGACCGCGCCATCCGCGACCGGCTGCCCGGCACTGTCCGAACATTGCTATTCGACGACCTTGTCGACCATCCGGCCGAGCCGCTCGCCGACTCCGTCGGCCCAGATCACTTCGCGTGCATCATGTTCACCTCCGGCTCCACCGGAAAACCCAAGGCGGTCGCGATTCCGCACCGTGCGGTGGTCAATCTCGTCACCGCCCAGAACTACATGACAGTGGGACCGGAGCAGTGCTACCTGCTGCACACCGCGCCCACTTTCGATCCGTCGATATTCGAGACCTGGGGCGCCTTGCTCAACGGCGGCAGGCTCGCGATCGCGCCGCCCGGACCGCCTTCGGTGGGCGAATTCGCCCGCCTGGTTCGCGAGCACGGCGCGACCGCGACGTTCCTCACGCCCACCATGTTCCGGCTGATCCTGGAGGAGCAGCCGGATGCGTTGCGTCCCCTGCGCGATCTGCTGCTCGGCGGCGAGGCCATCTTCCCCGCCCACCTCGAGCTGGCTGGGCGCCACCTTCCCGACACCTCGATAATCGTGGGCTACGGCCCCACCGAATCGACCGTGCTCGTCACCGCGCACGTCCAGACGAGCGCTGATCCGCTGCCTTCGGTCGTGGTCATCGGTCACGACATCACCGGCGTCCGCACCTACATCCTCGACGAGGACCTGAACCCGGTACCCGACGGCGAGCCGGGCGAATTGTGCATCGCCGGAGCCGGACTCGCCTGTGGATACCTCGGTGCCCCCGACCTCACCGCGGAACGGTTCGCCCCGGATCCGCACGCGACCCGACCTGGCGACCGGCTCTACCGAACCGGCGACCGCGTGCGAGCGATCGGCTATGGCGGGATGGAGTTCCTGGGTCGTCTCGACAACCAACTCAAGATCCGGGGTCGCCGAATCGAACCCGGCGAAGTCGAGCAGGCGCTGCTGAACCACCCCGACGTCGTCACCGCCTACGTGACCGCGGAACAGAACGACCGACGCGGCAAATACCTTGCCGCGTATGTGACGCTGCGCACCGAGTCCGCCTCCGACGACTCCGACCTGCGCAAGCACATGGCATCCACTGTCCCCGACCACCTTCGGCCCGACGTCTATGTCCTGCGCGCCGAGGCATCCGTCACCGCCCACGGCAAACTCGACCGACGCCGCCTGCTCGATGGCGCCGCGCCGCCGAAGACACCGGGCGCCGGCCCGGCCCTGCGCACAATCGTGGTCAACGAGGACGACCAATACGCGATCTGGCCCGCCGCTCGCCCCGCGCCCGCCGGCTGGACGTCGGTCGGCCTCCCCGCGACCATCGACGAGTGCCGGGCACTTGTCCGCCGGCTCTGGTCCGATATCCGCCCTGCCCTGCGACGGCACGCCGTTCAGTCGTCGTAG
- a CDS encoding flavin monoamine oxidase family protein, which yields MTDVDYCVVGGGFAGLTAALRLKQAGRSVALLEARDRLGGRTFTEVRADGSWIDRGGAWIGPGQDRIYALMNEFGVASYQQYTDGEAMMVVDGKQHRYTGTIPWTMSPWAAMNLGAVFLELGHMCKSIPLEAPWTAKNADKWDRISLAHWLDGNTLSKPAHELLETAIAGCYTSDASEVSLLFVLYQMASGGGPGFVLGVKDSAQDARPVGGMGAISRPMAAEIGDSIHLSQPVRHIQQDADGVAVRSDELIVRARRVIVAVPLAIASQILYEPMLPVDRSFLHQRMPSGSIVKIAVVYDEPFWRSDGLSGQSAAPGSPATITIDACTDTGRPGVMCVITEGPIARQIGQLDAAERRTAILGALVERFGDKAGSPIDYIEQNWSVERYSGGGMLSHAPTGVLTQFGHALRKPCGRVHWAGTESSAVMCGWVDGAIRSGERAASEVMEYETVTMAGGRSADR from the coding sequence ATGACAGACGTCGACTATTGCGTAGTTGGTGGGGGATTTGCCGGATTGACGGCCGCGCTGCGGCTGAAACAGGCGGGTCGATCGGTGGCGCTGCTGGAAGCTCGCGACCGGCTCGGCGGGCGCACGTTCACCGAAGTGCGCGCGGACGGGTCCTGGATCGATCGTGGTGGCGCCTGGATAGGGCCGGGGCAGGACCGGATCTATGCATTGATGAACGAGTTCGGGGTAGCGAGTTACCAGCAGTACACCGACGGCGAGGCCATGATGGTGGTCGACGGCAAGCAACACCGCTACACGGGCACGATCCCGTGGACGATGAGCCCCTGGGCGGCGATGAACCTCGGTGCGGTGTTTCTCGAGCTGGGACATATGTGCAAGTCGATTCCCCTCGAAGCTCCGTGGACAGCGAAGAATGCCGACAAGTGGGATCGGATCAGCCTGGCGCATTGGCTGGATGGCAATACCCTGTCCAAGCCCGCCCATGAGCTCCTCGAGACCGCGATCGCCGGCTGCTACACCTCCGACGCCTCGGAGGTGTCATTGCTTTTTGTGCTGTACCAGATGGCGTCGGGGGGCGGGCCCGGCTTCGTCTTGGGAGTCAAGGACAGCGCCCAGGATGCTCGACCGGTCGGGGGCATGGGTGCCATCTCGCGCCCGATGGCCGCCGAGATCGGTGATTCGATCCACCTGTCGCAGCCGGTCCGGCACATCCAGCAGGACGCCGACGGAGTGGCGGTACGCTCCGACGAGTTGATCGTGCGCGCACGCCGGGTGATCGTGGCGGTTCCCCTGGCGATTGCAAGCCAGATTCTTTACGAACCGATGCTGCCGGTCGATCGATCGTTCCTGCATCAACGGATGCCGAGCGGCTCGATCGTCAAGATCGCCGTCGTGTATGACGAACCGTTCTGGCGTAGCGACGGGTTGTCGGGGCAATCGGCCGCACCGGGATCGCCCGCAACCATCACCATCGATGCCTGCACCGACACCGGGCGACCCGGGGTCATGTGCGTCATCACCGAGGGGCCCATCGCGCGGCAGATCGGACAACTCGATGCGGCCGAACGGAGGACGGCGATCCTCGGTGCACTCGTCGAGCGGTTCGGCGATAAGGCCGGCTCTCCCATCGACTACATCGAGCAGAACTGGAGTGTTGAGCGCTATTCCGGTGGCGGGATGCTCAGTCACGCACCAACCGGTGTGCTGACACAGTTCGGTCATGCCCTGCGCAAACCTTGTGGCCGCGTCCACTGGGCCGGAACCGAGAGCTCTGCCGTCATGTGTGGTTGGGTCGATGGAGCCATTCGCTCGGGCGAGCGGGCAGCCAGCGAAGTAATGGAATACGAAACCGTGACCATGGCCGGCGGAAGGTCAGCTGATCGTTGA
- a CDS encoding TetR/AcrR family transcriptional regulator, whose translation MTEQAVRRRTGGRSARVRQAVLDAALQALAEHGPDGVSVAEVARQAGVHETSIYRRWGTREQLVMDALLAYSQRELPVPDTGTLREDLRTFLRSVSTYLDSPLGKALARAMATSDDDETLAASRAQFWESRLELARVMIDRAVDRGDLPRDTDPTLTLELLIAPLHFRALLTRQPLDDDHAERMVDTLLRGLTH comes from the coding sequence ATGACCGAGCAAGCAGTGCGACGCCGCACCGGGGGCCGATCCGCCCGCGTTCGCCAAGCCGTGCTCGACGCGGCGTTGCAAGCACTCGCCGAGCACGGCCCCGACGGGGTCAGCGTCGCCGAGGTCGCCCGACAGGCCGGAGTGCACGAAACCTCGATCTACCGACGGTGGGGCACTCGCGAGCAGCTGGTCATGGACGCCCTGCTCGCCTACAGCCAGCGCGAGCTACCGGTCCCCGACACCGGGACCCTGCGCGAAGACCTCCGCACCTTCTTGCGGTCGGTATCGACATACCTCGACAGCCCGCTGGGTAAAGCCCTCGCGCGCGCGATGGCCACTTCCGACGACGACGAAACCCTGGCCGCCAGCCGTGCGCAGTTCTGGGAATCCCGCCTCGAGCTGGCCCGCGTCATGATCGACCGCGCCGTCGACCGCGGCGACCTCCCCCGCGACACCGACCCGACGCTGACCCTGGAACTGCTGATCGCGCCCCTTCACTTCCGCGCCCTACTCACCCGCCAGCCCCTCGACGACGACCACGCCGAACGGATGGTCGACACCCTGCTCCGCGGGCTGACCCACTAA
- a CDS encoding alpha/beta fold hydrolase has product MSYQWPLDPADLFGERYPQMVNTGLPAADVDGVRAAITDMWPDAPGGWVREWSELATRYAGSGQHDLAALAYGWAKFPTLVDAAKRAALANQLTQYQLAAPTFGVDFDRRVLELPYRDTTTAVPVHLFTPADLPANSPVLLASGGVDSWKMDMHAMFVAAAMRLRVRVLAFDIAGTGESAIPMTSDGGAHMVRELVGYARTLGNGVVAHLGVSMGGHYSARSGLAGEVDAAIVLGGPVEEAFTGAGPSHFGMDGIIGNALGFDHRPTRDELSARFAAFSLRPLLDQDTNAPMLIVNGAEDVHVPQHDTLVFQGRRDTDVHLIPDTGHCAITKLPEVVPMMLGWLEHTLNTVAPKAHS; this is encoded by the coding sequence ATGTCGTATCAATGGCCACTGGATCCCGCCGATCTGTTCGGTGAGCGGTATCCGCAAATGGTCAACACCGGTCTGCCCGCCGCCGATGTGGACGGTGTTCGCGCGGCTATTACCGATATGTGGCCCGACGCCCCCGGTGGTTGGGTCCGCGAATGGTCGGAGTTGGCGACCCGCTACGCGGGGTCGGGGCAACACGATCTGGCGGCGCTGGCCTACGGGTGGGCGAAGTTCCCGACCCTGGTCGATGCGGCCAAACGCGCCGCGCTGGCCAACCAGCTCACCCAATATCAGCTCGCCGCACCCACTTTCGGCGTGGACTTCGACCGCCGTGTGCTGGAGCTGCCCTATCGGGACACCACCACCGCGGTGCCGGTGCACCTGTTCACTCCCGCCGACCTGCCCGCGAATTCGCCGGTGCTTCTCGCCAGCGGTGGGGTCGATTCCTGGAAGATGGACATGCACGCGATGTTCGTGGCGGCCGCAATGCGGCTGCGGGTGCGGGTGCTGGCCTTCGACATCGCAGGCACCGGCGAGTCGGCGATCCCGATGACCTCCGACGGCGGCGCTCATATGGTGCGCGAACTCGTCGGCTACGCCCGCACTCTCGGCAACGGCGTCGTGGCCCACCTCGGTGTCTCGATGGGCGGACACTACTCGGCGCGCTCCGGCCTCGCCGGGGAGGTCGACGCCGCCATCGTGTTGGGTGGGCCCGTCGAAGAAGCCTTCACAGGTGCGGGGCCGAGTCATTTCGGTATGGACGGCATCATCGGCAACGCGTTGGGTTTCGACCACCGCCCCACCCGCGACGAACTGTCCGCGCGTTTCGCCGCATTCTCCCTTCGCCCTCTGCTCGACCAAGACACCAACGCCCCGATGTTGATCGTCAACGGTGCCGAGGACGTCCATGTCCCTCAACACGACACCCTCGTGTTCCAGGGGCGTCGTGACACCGATGTCCATTTGATCCCTGACACCGGGCACTGTGCGATCACCAAACTGCCCGAGGTTGTTCCGATGATGCTCGGCTGGCTCGAACACACCCTCAACACCGTTGCACCGAAGGCACATTCGTGA